In Chitinophaga nivalis, a single genomic region encodes these proteins:
- a CDS encoding TonB-dependent receptor plug domain-containing protein, translating to MRIDQLLFTCLLCMGSFPALAQQDSSHVPRNLKGVEVTAARTETESLVNKAAMPVTVISRKTIAMMGSRRLDEVLREQTGLAIVNDIKGGGRAVGLQMQGFSSAYTMILIDGQPMVGRNAGDFDLSRITVSDIERIEIIKGASSSLFGSEALAGVINIITRQGIKTPQALAAIRYGSLNNTDATLEGETPIHKGKGSAYLSANYYHTDGFSVNPYLTRGTTAPPYNSFSLQGRARYAISPASTLSLTGRYADRRSVTENSYGKGATHTSKDVLKEGDMNISVLLHNNFKGGTRLSTQYYLTRYTSDQQTTLPDAGGVVNSQSIFTQYLHRAEVRAARELGRQWSLTAGAGATLETMNNVNYREAGNMNGLFAYTQADWKPHEKFNALAGLRYDHHNTYGGRLNPSAGLRYSPLPQLTLKASLGTGFKTPDFKERYQVFTNLQQGYTVLGAAVMEDALKEMQASGQISEIRPVADRIGKNLQPETSVSYNVGVTVSLPANIKLDVNAFYHDVHNLINTIQVATKTNYQQVFSYMNLNRSYMKGLEASLLWKPFTGMDVSIGYQLLYAKDRGVIDSINAGAYPYRTVRNNNTGESGKAVASDYFGLENRSRHMLNLRVFYEYEPLGITASCRVNYRGKYGFDDANGNRFIDKYDTYVEGYYLLYASLEKKLFNKHLSIQVTADNLLNYTDMLMPAQPGRIIMGGLTWRFFKDIKK from the coding sequence ATGCGTATCGATCAACTTTTATTCACCTGTTTATTGTGTATGGGGAGTTTCCCGGCACTGGCACAGCAGGATAGCAGCCACGTACCCCGCAACCTGAAAGGGGTAGAGGTGACTGCGGCCAGAACGGAAACGGAAAGCCTGGTGAATAAAGCGGCTATGCCGGTAACGGTTATCAGCCGTAAAACGATTGCCATGATGGGAAGCCGCCGCCTGGATGAAGTGCTGCGTGAACAAACCGGCCTGGCTATCGTCAACGACATCAAAGGTGGTGGAAGAGCAGTGGGACTGCAGATGCAGGGATTCAGTTCTGCCTACACCATGATCCTGATAGACGGACAACCCATGGTAGGGCGGAATGCCGGCGATTTTGACCTTTCCCGTATAACCGTTTCCGATATAGAACGGATTGAAATTATTAAAGGCGCTTCTTCCAGTCTGTTTGGAAGTGAAGCACTGGCAGGTGTCATTAATATTATTACCCGTCAGGGCATCAAAACGCCGCAGGCGCTGGCAGCGATCCGGTATGGTTCCCTGAATAATACGGATGCTACCCTGGAAGGGGAAACGCCTATCCATAAAGGGAAAGGATCTGCCTACCTGTCTGCCAACTATTATCATACAGATGGTTTCAGTGTAAACCCCTATCTCACCCGGGGAACCACTGCACCACCCTACAATAGCTTTTCTTTGCAAGGCCGCGCCAGATACGCCATCAGCCCGGCCAGTACATTGAGTCTCACCGGGCGTTATGCGGATCGCCGTTCCGTGACAGAAAACAGTTATGGAAAAGGCGCTACCCATACCAGCAAAGATGTACTGAAAGAAGGAGACATGAATATTTCGGTACTCCTGCACAACAACTTCAAAGGCGGTACCCGCCTCAGTACCCAATACTATCTGACCAGGTATACTTCTGATCAGCAAACTACCCTGCCGGATGCGGGAGGCGTGGTAAACAGCCAGAGCATTTTTACCCAGTACCTGCACCGGGCAGAAGTACGGGCCGCACGGGAACTGGGCCGCCAATGGTCGCTGACAGCCGGCGCCGGCGCTACTTTGGAAACCATGAATAACGTGAACTACCGGGAAGCAGGTAATATGAACGGGCTGTTTGCCTATACACAGGCCGACTGGAAGCCACACGAAAAATTCAATGCACTGGCAGGCCTGCGGTATGACCACCACAATACTTACGGCGGCCGCTTAAATCCCAGCGCCGGACTGCGCTACTCCCCTTTGCCGCAGTTAACACTGAAAGCCTCACTGGGTACCGGGTTCAAAACACCGGATTTTAAAGAACGCTACCAGGTATTCACCAACCTGCAACAAGGATATACCGTACTGGGCGCCGCTGTAATGGAAGACGCCCTGAAAGAAATGCAGGCCAGCGGACAAATCAGCGAAATAAGACCTGTGGCAGACCGGATCGGCAAAAACCTGCAACCAGAAACTTCCGTCTCTTATAACGTAGGCGTCACCGTTAGTCTTCCTGCCAATATTAAGCTGGATGTAAATGCATTTTATCACGATGTTCATAACCTGATCAACACCATACAGGTGGCTACCAAAACCAATTACCAGCAGGTATTTTCCTATATGAACCTGAATCGTTCCTATATGAAAGGACTGGAAGCCAGTTTGCTGTGGAAACCGTTTACAGGTATGGATGTGAGTATCGGATATCAGCTGTTGTATGCCAAGGACCGCGGTGTGATTGATTCCATTAATGCCGGCGCCTATCCTTACAGAACCGTGCGCAATAACAATACCGGTGAATCCGGAAAAGCAGTAGCGTCCGATTACTTCGGTCTCGAAAACCGTTCCCGGCATATGTTGAACCTGCGGGTGTTTTATGAATATGAACCCCTGGGTATTACGGCCAGCTGCCGGGTGAACTACCGCGGTAAATATGGTTTTGATGATGCCAATGGAAACCGGTTCATTGATAAGTATGATACCTATGTGGAAGGCTACTATCTTTTGTATGCCTCCCTCGAAAAAAAATTATTCAACAAACATTTATCCATACAGGTGACAGCTGATAACCTGTTGAACTATACAGATATGCTGATGCCTGCGCAACCTGGCCGTATTATTATGGGTGGGCTTACCTGGCGTTTTTTTAAAGACATTAAAAAATAA
- a CDS encoding HmuY family protein produces MRLNYGIIVLLLAGMTACKKDNNEVKNTRSYEDGKSTVIYDMAGDTRASVGGGIDDKEKRPFKPFLFSFKTGKQSWDTSAANLKSNSWDVAFTELYNAMVVVNNGKNSKSPGNGGNGVGEIVFYDQPYATLTTAPDDEYFKAHNMVSTGWDGYPLPSNRGWYFYSLTTHLARPIPNRTFVIRTADGQFAKLELISMYKGNPPTVTDLLWPAPYFTFRYFLQTDGSRNLTTPNN; encoded by the coding sequence ATGCGTTTAAATTATGGCATTATCGTGTTGCTGCTGGCAGGTATGACTGCCTGTAAAAAAGACAATAACGAAGTTAAAAATACACGTTCCTACGAAGATGGTAAGAGTACGGTCATCTATGATATGGCCGGCGATACCCGTGCTTCTGTAGGCGGGGGCATCGACGACAAGGAGAAAAGACCTTTCAAGCCTTTTCTGTTCAGTTTTAAAACCGGTAAACAATCATGGGATACTTCGGCGGCCAACCTGAAAAGCAACAGCTGGGATGTGGCTTTTACGGAGTTGTATAATGCCATGGTAGTGGTCAATAATGGCAAAAACAGCAAGAGCCCCGGTAATGGTGGCAATGGTGTAGGTGAAATCGTTTTTTATGACCAGCCTTATGCCACTTTAACCACAGCACCGGACGATGAATATTTCAAGGCCCACAATATGGTGAGTACAGGCTGGGATGGTTATCCGTTGCCTTCGAACCGGGGCTGGTACTTTTATAGTTTAACCACGCACCTGGCCCGCCCTATCCCCAACCGCACTTTTGTAATACGCACCGCAGATGGGCAGTTTGCCAAACTGGAACTGATCAGCATGTACAAAGGCAATCCGCCTACGGTAACAGACCTGTTATGGCCGGCGCCTTATTTTACTTTCCGCTATTTTCTGCAGACCGATGGCAGCAGAAACCTGACAACACCGAACAATTAA
- a CDS encoding HmuY family protein: MKCSFPLAVAVIMMLAACSKGSDDKPEPTPPPVPAGENVKTGVYTINNMMADTAANSAGSATTIYFSLEQNRIVPASQAQTNNWDVAFTGIYNSSIAPNNGKAANSPGFGGPGKGAVYLVLDNTIEPKFFDAANNKPTSLPVAQSLFGASFSNITSVAVKDEEMVTNDYIGLDHFMGTGNGYAFYDFSGALFPGNPKKSHIVYTFPRTVIVKTAKGNFAKLQITSVYKDSPADPTRDNKTGYISFRYAIQMNGSRDLNIK, from the coding sequence ATGAAATGCAGTTTTCCATTAGCCGTTGCCGTTATCATGATGCTGGCGGCCTGCTCGAAAGGGAGTGATGATAAGCCGGAACCGACACCTCCTCCTGTTCCTGCCGGTGAAAATGTAAAAACAGGGGTATATACGATTAACAATATGATGGCGGATACGGCGGCCAATTCTGCCGGCAGCGCTACCACTATTTATTTCAGCCTGGAGCAAAACCGTATCGTACCGGCTTCACAGGCACAAACCAATAACTGGGATGTTGCCTTTACCGGTATCTATAACAGCAGTATTGCGCCTAATAATGGAAAAGCAGCCAATAGCCCAGGCTTTGGCGGACCTGGTAAAGGAGCGGTATACCTGGTACTGGACAACACAATAGAACCGAAATTTTTTGATGCGGCCAACAATAAGCCTACTTCCCTGCCGGTGGCACAAAGCCTGTTTGGTGCTTCTTTCAGCAATATTACTTCGGTAGCCGTCAAAGACGAAGAAATGGTCACCAATGATTACATTGGTCTGGATCACTTTATGGGTACGGGTAATGGGTATGCTTTTTATGATTTCAGCGGCGCGTTGTTTCCGGGCAATCCTAAAAAATCCCATATCGTTTATACTTTTCCCCGCACGGTTATTGTGAAAACAGCGAAAGGTAATTTTGCCAAACTGCAGATAACAAGTGTGTACAAGGATAGTCCGGCAGATCCTACCAGAGATAATAAAACAGGTTATATCAGTTTCCGTTATGCCATACAAATGAATGGTTCCCGGGACCTGAATATCAAATAA
- a CDS encoding DUF6686 family protein, translated as MCNYQTLYHGTAGYVIRCPHCKGVQLAFGTTVVNLTGAEFVCFAEMVSRLAEEKTFEQAGNEKMICLPLPADHVMMLLTPAEVSRLADITAEVHGLLSVYEILDAPSQYMEED; from the coding sequence ATGTGTAATTACCAGACTTTATACCATGGTACTGCCGGATATGTGATTCGTTGTCCTCATTGTAAAGGAGTACAGCTCGCATTTGGTACCACCGTTGTTAACCTGACGGGTGCGGAGTTTGTTTGCTTTGCGGAGATGGTGTCCCGTCTTGCAGAAGAGAAGACCTTTGAACAGGCCGGCAATGAAAAAATGATTTGTTTGCCATTACCTGCAGACCACGTAATGATGTTACTGACACCTGCAGAAGTGTCCAGGCTGGCGGATATTACCGCAGAGGTACATGGATTGTTGTCCGTCTACGAAATCCTGGATGCACCTTCCCAATATATGGAAGAGGATTGA
- a CDS encoding DcaP family trimeric outer membrane transporter, whose protein sequence is MKTNIIFPLLAGKRIVLCVILMISMHVYAQRDTIEHGKGLTRNLLEGGRYNGFLFTDVKGIRLQFNGYVQADFIHDFMEIENQHAFQPSTIPVPSTTDGNTAFSIRQSRFSFSAYGQPDKKGRALKAVLEFDLWGSTSGAPRLRHAYIQHGKWTFGQYWSNFMDADNWPNILDYWGPNSYVWIRQAQLRFTQQLKDSFSFSVAVEQPGADINIPATWKVRTFYPDVSVAFQKNFGEDARSHIRVSGLFHPLEYRNGEQEKRRGIGGAFNFSGSITLQGDNAVKFQFAYGNGFAKYSEDLGGQGLDGYAAIDDKRLRQISMLATWLYYDHFWSESLGSTIGWGYLNLDTDKLNLPVTLLKATHYSSLSMTYYFTGFFKIGGEVLYGIRKNSDYKTGDDIRAQFSAFFKF, encoded by the coding sequence GTGAAAACCAATATTATCTTTCCGCTGCTGGCTGGAAAGCGTATAGTCTTATGCGTTATATTGATGATCAGCATGCATGTCTATGCGCAGCGTGATACAATAGAGCATGGTAAAGGGCTGACCCGTAACCTCCTGGAAGGTGGCCGTTATAATGGGTTTCTGTTTACCGATGTGAAAGGAATCCGGTTGCAGTTCAATGGCTATGTACAGGCCGATTTTATACATGATTTTATGGAGATAGAGAACCAGCATGCGTTTCAGCCATCTACCATTCCGGTACCCTCCACCACCGATGGCAATACCGCTTTCTCTATCCGTCAGTCGCGGTTTTCATTCAGTGCCTACGGGCAGCCTGATAAAAAAGGGCGTGCCCTGAAAGCCGTGCTGGAGTTTGATCTGTGGGGAAGTACCAGTGGCGCGCCCCGGCTGAGGCATGCGTATATTCAGCATGGTAAATGGACGTTTGGGCAATACTGGAGCAATTTTATGGATGCCGATAACTGGCCTAATATCCTGGATTACTGGGGCCCGAATTCCTATGTCTGGATACGACAGGCACAGCTGCGGTTTACCCAGCAGTTGAAAGACTCTTTTTCCTTTTCCGTAGCGGTGGAACAACCAGGGGCAGATATTAATATTCCGGCTACCTGGAAAGTCCGCACTTTTTATCCGGATGTTTCTGTCGCCTTTCAGAAAAATTTCGGAGAAGATGCCCGCAGTCATATCCGGGTATCGGGCTTGTTTCATCCGTTGGAGTATCGTAACGGTGAGCAGGAAAAACGGCGGGGTATCGGTGGCGCGTTTAATTTCTCCGGAAGTATTACTTTGCAGGGCGATAATGCGGTTAAGTTTCAGTTTGCCTATGGCAATGGCTTTGCCAAATACAGTGAAGACCTGGGTGGACAAGGATTGGATGGTTATGCCGCCATAGACGACAAAAGATTGCGGCAGATCAGTATGCTGGCCACCTGGCTGTATTACGACCATTTCTGGTCGGAGAGCCTGGGCTCAACCATCGGATGGGGTTATCTGAATCTTGATACGGATAAGCTGAACCTGCCGGTCACCTTGCTGAAAGCCACGCATTATAGCTCGTTGAGTATGACTTATTATTTTACAGGCTTTTTCAAGATAGGCGGAGAGGTATTGTACGGAATAAGGAAAAATTCAGATTATAAAACAGGAGATGATATACGGGCACAATTCAGTGCTTTCTTCAAATTCTGA
- the glsA gene encoding glutaminase A, with protein MKRIVTILLVLLSGVVTGYAQQREKTVDYQAVIKEAFELYKDDKSGKNADYIPFLAAVNPDMYGIVLATKDGKIYEIGETKYEFGIESIEKVFTLCMAMELFGDSVILEKIGADQTGQAFNSIPAIEMAGRKPANPMVNAGAMATTSLITGYYGKATMWEKIDAYFDKLAGRDLKVLDELYQSEAATNVHNQAIALLLKSYGYMYDDPLVACDVYTKQCSYGVNTRDLAVMAAVLANGGVNPLTKERLVKEKYVPKVLAIMGTTGLYETTGTWMFNVGLPSKSGVGGGIISVVPGKYAIAVFAPPLDKAGNSVKAQKAIGYIAEKLQANVYLGK; from the coding sequence ATGAAAAGGATCGTTACCATACTGCTTGTACTGTTATCAGGCGTTGTCACAGGATACGCCCAGCAACGGGAGAAAACGGTCGATTACCAGGCGGTGATCAAAGAAGCATTTGAGTTGTATAAAGATGATAAGAGCGGAAAAAATGCAGACTATATTCCTTTCCTGGCAGCAGTAAATCCGGATATGTACGGTATTGTACTGGCTACCAAAGACGGGAAAATCTACGAGATCGGAGAAACCAAATATGAATTCGGTATTGAATCCATAGAAAAAGTATTCACACTTTGTATGGCCATGGAGCTTTTCGGCGATAGTGTGATCCTGGAAAAAATCGGCGCCGATCAGACCGGACAAGCTTTTAACTCGATACCCGCCATCGAAATGGCCGGCCGGAAACCTGCCAATCCGATGGTGAATGCCGGTGCAATGGCTACTACCAGTTTAATCACAGGTTATTATGGTAAAGCCACGATGTGGGAGAAGATAGATGCCTATTTTGATAAGCTGGCGGGGAGAGACCTGAAAGTGCTGGATGAGCTGTATCAATCAGAAGCGGCTACAAATGTACATAACCAGGCCATCGCCTTGTTGCTGAAATCCTATGGCTATATGTATGATGATCCGCTGGTAGCCTGCGACGTGTATACGAAACAGTGTTCCTATGGCGTCAATACCCGCGATCTGGCCGTGATGGCGGCTGTACTGGCCAATGGCGGTGTTAACCCGCTAACAAAGGAAAGACTGGTGAAAGAAAAGTATGTACCGAAAGTATTGGCTATTATGGGCACGACCGGTTTGTATGAAACCACCGGTACCTGGATGTTTAATGTAGGTTTACCCAGCAAGAGCGGCGTGGGCGGCGGTATTATTTCGGTGGTGCCGGGAAAATATGCGATCGCAGTTTTCGCGCCGCCATTGGATAAAGCCGGTAACAGTGTAAAAGCACAGAAAGCGATCGGGTATATTGCAGAGAAGCTGCAGGCGAATGTGTACCTGGGCAAATAA
- a CDS encoding J domain-containing protein has product MFRDMDVKDYYRILGVDKAATAEQIKKAYRKLAVKYHPDKNPGDKAAEDKFKEINEAYEVLSDAEKRKKYDQFGENYKYYEQHGGRPEDFDWSKYGGSRQGQSYSYQGNMEDMFGGEGGEQFSDFFEQLFGSRFSGSQRRQQQKPGRGRDIQATMEVSLEDAYSGATRQVEVNGSRLNIKLKPGLSEGQVIRLKGQGSPGRKGGENGDLLITIQLSAHPQYELRGQDIYTNVAVPLYTAVLGGKLHIPTPGTALNMNIPAGTDSGKIFRLKGKGMPAYDNKGEAGDLYLKSIVHIPTQLSDKEKELFQQLSQLNENGHA; this is encoded by the coding sequence ATGTTTAGAGATATGGATGTAAAAGATTACTACAGGATATTAGGGGTAGACAAAGCAGCAACAGCAGAACAAATCAAGAAAGCCTACCGTAAACTCGCCGTAAAGTATCATCCCGATAAGAATCCCGGGGATAAAGCCGCAGAAGATAAATTCAAAGAAATCAACGAAGCATATGAAGTATTGAGTGATGCAGAGAAGCGGAAAAAATATGATCAGTTTGGGGAGAATTATAAGTATTATGAACAGCATGGCGGCCGGCCGGAGGATTTTGACTGGTCGAAGTATGGAGGTAGCCGGCAGGGACAATCCTATTCCTATCAGGGGAATATGGAAGATATGTTTGGCGGTGAAGGCGGTGAGCAATTTTCTGATTTCTTTGAACAGCTGTTTGGCAGCCGTTTTTCGGGCAGTCAGCGCCGGCAGCAGCAAAAGCCGGGTCGTGGCCGCGATATACAGGCTACCATGGAAGTATCGCTGGAAGATGCCTACAGTGGCGCTACCCGCCAGGTAGAAGTAAACGGCAGCCGGCTCAATATCAAACTCAAACCTGGCTTATCTGAAGGGCAGGTAATCCGCTTAAAAGGCCAGGGCAGCCCGGGGCGTAAAGGTGGTGAAAACGGCGACCTGTTAATTACCATTCAACTGAGCGCACATCCGCAATATGAATTAAGGGGACAGGACATTTATACCAATGTGGCTGTACCGTTGTACACCGCAGTATTGGGCGGTAAATTGCACATACCTACCCCGGGTACGGCACTCAATATGAATATTCCTGCGGGTACCGACAGTGGCAAAATATTCCGGTTAAAAGGTAAAGGCATGCCGGCCTATGATAACAAAGGAGAAGCCGGCGACCTGTATCTGAAATCGATCGTTCATATACCCACCCAACTTTCTGACAAGGAAAAAGAATTGTTTCAGCAACTTTCACAACTAAACGAGAATGGTCATGCTTAA